One part of the Desulfobacterales bacterium genome encodes these proteins:
- a CDS encoding methyl-accepting chemotaxis protein: MLTISNKIWLSLGILIVGYFGSMLFGYVKGVKTESMLVDVSDSIFPASQSSQAALTEFENQIKFYADAVIFGDEAKIDDAQTRAEDVRSSIEAIVKLQGINPEKRNKTEEVLKTFNEFTEKAKSLYGILSKGGADTDNQAGDLTNKKEFIQEQLSELTKGFSDELRTELASIGNATRNQRKVNMLVFFCVVFVAVGFVYLIVSRSISLPLRNTVSMLKDIAKGEGNLTKRLQVKSKDEVGELAKWFNIFIGKLQIIIKDISKNSEILQLSSTELSDLSRKMSKGANEMSGRANVVAVSSDEMRKNMDSVSVSMEQASGNTSMVAAATEEMTATINEIAQNSEQARQITSEAVEITQNSSERVARLGNSAKDIGEVTEAINDISEQTNLLALNATIEAARAGDAGKGFTVVANEIKELAGQTALSTKDIRKKIEDIQSSATGTVDDIKKISGVMHDISDIVATIATAVEEQSASTKEISGNIIIVSKNINDVSTKVATNSELSAKIAEEIGEVSISAEDMAKNSNHVNLSAEKLSSLAAMLKEMVDKFKV; this comes from the coding sequence ATGCTCACAATAAGTAATAAAATATGGTTAAGTTTAGGTATCCTTATAGTTGGGTATTTCGGTTCGATGCTTTTTGGGTATGTGAAAGGGGTAAAAACCGAATCTATGCTGGTAGACGTATCTGATTCGATTTTTCCTGCGTCCCAAAGCAGTCAAGCTGCCCTTACTGAATTTGAAAATCAAATAAAATTTTATGCTGATGCTGTGATTTTTGGAGATGAAGCTAAAATTGACGATGCTCAAACAAGAGCTGAAGACGTTCGTTCATCAATAGAGGCTATAGTTAAATTACAGGGCATTAATCCTGAAAAAAGAAATAAAACAGAAGAAGTATTAAAAACCTTTAATGAATTCACTGAGAAAGCAAAATCGCTATACGGAATTTTAAGCAAAGGCGGTGCTGATACGGATAATCAAGCAGGCGATTTAACCAACAAAAAAGAATTCATTCAAGAACAATTGTCCGAGTTAACAAAGGGCTTTTCTGATGAACTCAGAACTGAATTAGCGTCTATTGGAAATGCAACTCGAAATCAGCGTAAAGTAAATATGCTCGTCTTTTTTTGCGTAGTTTTTGTGGCCGTTGGATTTGTTTATTTGATAGTGTCCAGATCAATTAGTCTTCCCCTTAGAAATACTGTTTCCATGCTTAAGGATATTGCAAAAGGTGAAGGGAATCTTACGAAAAGATTACAAGTTAAATCAAAAGATGAAGTTGGGGAACTTGCAAAATGGTTTAATATTTTTATAGGAAAACTTCAGATAATAATAAAAGATATATCTAAAAATTCCGAAATATTACAATTATCATCAACTGAATTGTCGGATTTGTCCAGAAAAATGTCAAAAGGCGCAAATGAAATGTCTGGGCGAGCAAATGTTGTAGCTGTTTCTTCAGATGAGATGAGAAAAAATATGGATTCAGTTAGCGTTTCAATGGAGCAAGCATCGGGTAATACAAGTATGGTAGCTGCAGCTACAGAAGAAATGACTGCTACCATAAATGAAATTGCTCAAAATTCAGAACAAGCAAGACAAATTACTTCTGAAGCAGTAGAAATCACCCAGAATTCATCAGAAAGAGTAGCCAGATTGGGTAATTCTGCAAAAGATATTGGAGAAGTTACTGAAGCAATAAATGATATATCTGAACAAACAAATCTTCTTGCGCTTAATGCTACAATTGAAGCAGCTCGTGCAGGAGATGCTGGTAAAGGATTTACAGTTGTAGCAAATGAAATAAAAGAACTTGCTGGGCAAACAGCGCTATCAACAAAGGATATACGAAAAAAAATTGAAGATATTCAAAGCTCAGCTACAGGTACGGTTGATGATATTAAAAAAATATCAGGAGTTATGCACGATATAAGCGATATAGTCGCAACTATTGCTACTGCTGTAGAAGAACAATCTGCAAGTACTAAAGAAATATCTGGGAATATAATCATAGTTTCAAAAAATATAAATGACGTTAGTACAAAAGTAGCTACTAATTCAGAACTTTCAGCTAAAATAGCAGAGGAAATAGGAGAAGTAAGTATTTCCGCTGAAGACATGGCAAAAAATTCAAATCACGTTAATTTGAGTGCTGAAAAATTATCAAGTCTTGCGGCAATGTTAAAGGAAATGGTAGATAAATTTAAAGTATAA
- a CDS encoding substrate-binding domain-containing protein, with translation MKIKLTFNFIFSLLVLAALSLPISGMVCTANAEDDVKVIGNNDVPDKELSRMDIQQIFLGKKTRWSDNKKITIVTSKNEDLNEKFLTKFVGKTPSQFRNYWKNLVFTGKGKEPIAFSNDKALIEHIVSNEGSIGYVSSESSPDGVTLIIISN, from the coding sequence ATGAAAATCAAACTAACATTTAACTTCATTTTTTCATTATTAGTGTTGGCAGCGTTGTCATTACCAATAAGTGGAATGGTTTGCACCGCAAACGCTGAGGATGATGTAAAAGTTATAGGGAATAACGATGTGCCTGATAAAGAGCTGAGTAGGATGGATATTCAGCAAATTTTCTTGGGTAAAAAAACAAGGTGGAGTGATAATAAAAAAATTACAATTGTTACATCGAAAAATGAGGATTTGAACGAAAAATTCCTTACTAAATTTGTTGGTAAAACTCCGTCCCAATTTAGAAATTATTGGAAAAATCTTGTTTTCACTGGGAAAGGAAAAGAGCCAATAGCTTTCAGTAACGATAAAGCACTAATTGAACATATCGTGTCAAATGAAGGGTCCATAGGATATGTTTCCTCTGAATCAAGCCCTGATGGAGTTACATTAATAATTATATCAAATTAA
- a CDS encoding substrate-binding domain-containing protein, with product MKSKLTFNFIFSLLVLAVLSIPITGMVYSANAEDDVKVIGNNDVPDKELSKMDIQQIFLGKKTRWTDNKKITIVTSKNEELNEKFLTRFVGKTPSQFRNYWKNLVFTGKGKEPIAFSNDKALIEYIVSNEGTIGYVSSEASPDGVALIIISN from the coding sequence ATGAAAAGTAAACTAACATTTAACTTCATTTTTTCATTACTGGTTTTAGCGGTATTATCAATACCAATAACCGGCATGGTTTATAGCGCGAATGCTGAGGATGATGTAAAAGTTATAGGAAATAACGATGTGCCTGATAAAGAGTTGAGCAAGATGGATATTCAACAGATATTCTTGGGGAAAAAAACAAGGTGGACTGATAACAAAAAAATTACAATTGTAACATCGAAAAATGAGGAGTTGAACGAAAAATTCCTTACTAGATTTGTTGGTAAAACTCCGTCCCAATTTCGAAATTACTGGAAAAATCTTGTTTTCACTGGGAAAGGGAAAGAGCCAATAGCGTTTAGCAACGATAAAGCACTAATTGAATATATCGTGTCTAATGAAGGGACCATAGGATATGTTTCGTCTGAGGCAAGCCCTGATGGAGTAGCATTAATAATTATATCAAATTAG